The proteins below are encoded in one region of Chrysemys picta bellii isolate R12L10 chromosome 4, ASM1138683v2, whole genome shotgun sequence:
- the LOC135982865 gene encoding olfactory receptor 5J3-like has product MTGDNHTTVTKFILVGLTDCVELQVPLFVTFFLIYLITLLGNIGMILVIQIEPQLHTPMYFFLSNLSFLDVCYSSTITPNMLVNFLVESKAISYSGCITQYGFFVVFVTAEIFLLAVMAYDRYVAICNPLLYTVTMTKRVCITLVVGSYFSGLINSLINTSSLQRLSFCDSNVINNFYCDLTSLLKLSCSDVSVNERLLFTCGSLFEMSTFLIIIISYILIVIAVLRIRSVQGRRKAFATCASHLTAVTMFHGTIFFMYLRPSASYSLDTDQIASVFYTIVIPMLNPLIYSLRNRDVKCAVRKVLSRKVIITQ; this is encoded by the coding sequence ATGACTGGAGACAATCACACCACAGTGACCAAGTTCATTCTCGTTGGATTAACAGATTGTGTGGAGCTGCAGGTCCCTCTTTTTGTCACATTTTTTCTCATCTATCTCATCACCCTGCTGGGGAATATAGGGATGATCTTGGTAATTCAGATCGAGCCCCAACTCCACAcgcccatgtacttcttcctcagcAACTTGTCTTTCCTAGATGTCTGCTATTCCTCCACCATTACTCCCAATATGCTGGTCAATTTCTTAGTGGAGAGTAAAGCCATTTCTTACAGCGGGTGCATTACACAATATGGCTTCTTTGTTGTGTTTGTCACCGCTGAGATCTTCCTCCTGGCTGTGATGGCGTATGATCgttatgtggccatctgtaaTCCACTGCTCTACACAGTCACCATGACCAAGAGGGTCTGCATAACGCTGGTGGTTGGGTCGTATTTCTCGGGCTTGATTAACTCTTTGATAAACACAAGCAGTTTGCAGAGATTATCCTTTTGTGATTCCAATGTCATCAATAACTTTTACTGTGATCTCACCTCTCTCCTGAAACTCTCCTGCAGTGATGTCTCTGTCAACGAGAGGCTACTCTTTACCTGCGGCAGTTTGTTTGAAATGAGCACGTTTCTGATCATCATCATCTCGTACATTCTTATTGTAATTGCTGTGCTGAGGATTCGTTCTGTCCAGGGCAGGCGTAAAGCGTTCGccacctgcgcctcccacctgACAGCTGTTACTATGTTCCATGGGACCATTTTCTTCATGTATTTGCGACCCAGTGCCAGCTACTCACTGGATACAGATCAAATAGCCTCCGTGTTCTATACGATAgtgatccccatgttgaaccccctgatctacagcctgaggaacagggATGTGAAATGTGCTGTAAGGAAAGTGCTAAGTAGAAAAGTGATTATTACTCAGTGA